In one Bryobacteraceae bacterium genomic region, the following are encoded:
- a CDS encoding CHAT domain-containing protein, which yields MIFDTLQLDIIIAYGGAWAAERLEAFRAAISTVIGSVEETIRAEHPRVRLRMRFVTFDQASALEDIGTTCPVAVLETSECDERLPLLIGRLQGARVPYFVLCQGGPVDAIRRMGLSAPEVLVYRSIDQLGDVLQQELFRAVPAARIQEELIYQFWFPRETGTIWVVCPQIRDPGEYADRSSPDYTYLDNLGDTDALLDVMVFLSQYYPKATIEHFSSTDLPEGHTSSNIVVIGGPGSPEINNEICGEMMREMNAHVTYSPDCEQMIVAASNGEVTGHFQAEYGNRRKSAEAQTELRRDHGYFARFPNPLNENAAVVLINGIHTAGVVGGARVFSERREALRNFDAVLASDSPHKSFECHFEVLVLNGNVKVPVVDPRNIHPLGRTQTAATARVHAGGQGVHTRESVTVLFIAGDRGGTQVNQLQIPKEYRAIREALHASKHRDVIGLSNPILAATPEQLAEAYRERPDIVHFAGHGNNRSLSIIEDRDVIAKEIPLDSRGLCELLQTMEPPVRLCVLNACGSKAVAEEIVQAGAVACAIGWSAKVTDSVAIAFSGALYGALGDGRSIADAVSVAKVASGTGDQPELVVGSGSENIVFVLGEGDKK from the coding sequence ATGATTTTCGACACATTGCAGCTCGACATTATCATCGCGTACGGAGGAGCTTGGGCCGCAGAACGACTCGAGGCCTTTCGAGCTGCAATCTCGACGGTGATTGGAAGCGTCGAAGAGACCATTCGCGCAGAGCATCCGCGCGTTCGGTTGCGAATGCGGTTTGTCACGTTTGATCAAGCCTCGGCCTTGGAGGATATCGGTACAACGTGTCCAGTAGCTGTCCTTGAGACTTCTGAATGTGATGAGCGACTTCCCCTTCTGATTGGACGGCTTCAGGGTGCCCGTGTGCCCTATTTCGTCTTATGTCAGGGCGGTCCGGTCGATGCGATTCGGAGAATGGGATTGAGTGCGCCTGAGGTCCTCGTATACAGATCGATCGATCAACTAGGTGATGTACTTCAGCAAGAACTCTTCCGGGCTGTACCGGCTGCGCGAATCCAAGAGGAGCTGATCTATCAATTCTGGTTCCCGCGTGAGACCGGTACCATCTGGGTCGTCTGCCCGCAGATTCGTGATCCCGGCGAGTATGCCGATCGTTCAAGCCCTGACTATACGTATCTGGATAACCTCGGCGATACGGACGCGCTACTCGATGTGATGGTTTTTCTCTCTCAGTACTATCCGAAGGCGACAATTGAGCACTTTAGCTCAACTGACCTTCCGGAGGGTCACACGAGCAGCAATATAGTCGTCATCGGAGGTCCCGGATCGCCGGAGATCAACAACGAAATCTGCGGAGAAATGATGCGCGAAATGAACGCTCACGTTACCTACTCCCCGGATTGCGAACAGATGATCGTAGCCGCAAGCAATGGTGAGGTGACCGGGCACTTTCAAGCCGAATACGGCAATCGGAGAAAGAGCGCTGAAGCTCAAACGGAACTGCGAAGGGATCACGGCTATTTCGCCCGCTTCCCCAATCCCCTAAACGAAAACGCTGCCGTGGTGCTGATTAACGGCATTCACACTGCTGGAGTCGTGGGCGGAGCACGAGTGTTTAGCGAGCGCCGCGAGGCGCTCCGGAACTTCGACGCCGTCCTGGCCTCCGATTCTCCGCACAAAAGCTTTGAGTGTCACTTTGAAGTCCTTGTTCTTAATGGGAATGTCAAAGTTCCGGTGGTAGATCCGAGGAACATCCATCCGCTCGGACGAACTCAGACGGCAGCAACAGCGCGCGTTCATGCGGGCGGCCAAGGTGTCCACACCCGGGAATCAGTGACGGTTCTCTTTATCGCTGGTGACCGCGGCGGTACACAGGTCAATCAACTTCAGATTCCCAAAGAGTATAGGGCAATACGGGAGGCTTTGCATGCTTCCAAGCACCGTGACGTTATTGGCCTTTCAAATCCGATCCTCGCCGCGACGCCTGAGCAGCTAGCAGAGGCGTACCGGGAACGTCCGGACATCGTCCACTTCGCTGGTCACGGAAATAACAGAAGTCTCTCGATCATCGAGGACAGAGATGTGATCGCGAAGGAAATTCCACTGGACAGTAGGGGACTCTGTGAACTTCTCCAAACGATGGAGCCGCCTGTCCGCTTGTGTGTCCTGAACGCATGCGGTTCAAAGGCCGTTGCGGAGGAGATTGTCCAAGCGGGCGCCGTCGCGTGTGCCATCGGCTGGTCTGCGAAGGTTACAGATTCAGTTGCGATCGCCTTCAGCGGAGCGCTCTACGGCGCCCTCGGTGATGGCCGGAGTATCGCTGACGCCGTGTCCGTCGCAAAGGTCGCCTCTGGAACAGGGGATCAACCGGAGCTCGTCGTAGGAAGCGGTTCGGAAAATATCGTGTTCGTTCTTGGTGAGGGTGACAAAAAGTGA